The segment CCTACTGCACTGCGATTTTTTTATCCGCAAGGTGCCTgaccccgacgacgacgtcttcgaCTTCCGGGAGGTATACATCCCATTTATCTGTCTAACACTAGTACATTCTTTTGCTAGTTGCCTGTGTTATCAAGCATGTATTTGACAATGCTACCTGTTCATGCAACATCTCATGACACATTCATTGCAGTGCTATCCAAATTGACACAACTCAATCTTTTAGGTTGTTTTAACTAAATCATGTGTTCCTTCATAATGTGCAACAGATGTATGTCACGCCGCCTGACACTGACATCTACTCCATCCCAAGGGTTCTTGCTCCTATGCCGCAAAAGGTGcccatatctctctctctcttttttttgtctgtTTCAAGCAAATGTAAATGGGCATTGAGGTGTAACCATTGTTTTCCTGGTTGAAAGCAGTATGTGAGGTGCACGAAGAAAAATTTTGGTCGTTACCATGTTAGTGAGCCGCCTGTTGAGCATTTGCGTGATCCCCTATACAAGACAGAAagggagatcatgaaggtatgtgTGAGAGTGTTGTTTCCTCTGCTAATTTGTTCTACCACTCTGTTATGCAATTATATTTGTCATAAAGAAAGATTGAGTGGGTAATGCTGCTTGAAAGCTGGAAGTTGCCAACCTTAAAGATTCTGACTGAaaattttccctatttttttGCCATACTTGTCAGAGTAGAGACCTTATTGTTGTTTGATGAGAAATTGCCCTTACTGATGGTAGTAGTTACTTGTGAAGATTACATGTCATGCCAAATTGCTTAGCAACAGGTTTTATTCCATGTGGTGGTTATCTGAATTTATAGATCAAATTGTGGGATATCCGATGCATTGTTTATTGTCCTCAAAGATCATATATTGCTAAATAGGAAATAAGGTAAGAACTAAAATTCCTTAGGAGTTTGAACCAGCTAGCTTCTAAAATTCCTCAGGGTCTAGTCAGTGGACCACTGGACCCCTATTAGGCCATTTTTAAACTCAATTCCCATCCAGGCAGTGTAGCAATTCTCTGTTATTCTTGTTTAACGTGTCTTTCTGCTTTATGCTTGTTTTGTCTGTCATAATCAATACCAGTTGTTCTTCTCACCAGGGACTCAGACTTACACTATTTTTAGTTTCTACCCAATATGACCTTAAGAACATATGTGCTGGGTCTGTGgttttcttcaaaatttatatatgttccATATTTGTTTATGCTGTAGGTTTTCTTAACAAAACATTACAGGAATAGGCGGTGTAACGACCCAGATTTTTTCCTTGATTTTGAAGAGATATATGTTATTGACTCAAAAGCAAGGTCAATCACGAGAGCAAAAGTTGTGGTAAGAcgtttgaaatttaaattcttGAAGCATTCAGAACAGAACCATTATATATTTAGGTTGCAGGAGCTCTTTCATCACTAATTTTAGTAGAAAAAAGTATATTAGTATCTGCATGATGATTTGAAGGAACTAGTTTAATGGTTTCCATCCTTTGAAATATTGCATGCAACCATTTGGATGACTGGTAAACTGGGTCTGTGATGTCATTGGTTTCACAGTTAGCCCTATGCCTTTTCATCTAGACATTTGTGACAAGCATTTatcttcactttttttttttgcatagttTAATTAATCTTTGTTTTGTTGAGATTATTGATATCGAGCTGCCTATTACAGGTTAGTGTCCCTGAAGGAAAGAAGAGGGACAGGAGAAATGACTTGCTACTCATACGAGATGGAGGGGAATCATTCAGAATAATCGACAAGGTACTATGCTTGTTTCATGAATACTATCTACTAATGTTGTTGTAGTAGGAGGCTTCAAAGGCTAATGTGGGCTGTTTGTATCAGACCAAAAGGGATGATGCGACCACTGTGATCCAAAGAGAGGAGTGGGCAAAGTCGAGGCAAGATGTGGAGAAGCACTTTAGGAAGCTCCGCGACTTTGACTACTCGAATTGGTTCTGAAGAAATAGTAGCTGGAGTCATTCAGCAGAGAAATTATTTTGCTAATTTTGCAGCTGCTTATATTAGAGGAAGCGACCATGGTGCTCAAGGGAGAATCGCCATCTTCGAGTAGGCTAATTCTGTGTACTTTAGGTTTTTGTAGCAGGTAGAAGGCATGCCACTTAGCGAGCCTATCTGTAGAAAACTGAAAGGTTTGATGCTTGTGAATGCACTACCTTGTTGAGTAGCCAACGAATATGTGGTCCTTGGATTCAGAATTTCCTAGGTAAGTTTTCCCTCCGGTTTTTTAGGTATGAATTTCGTAGGCAAGTCCTGTACTCAGCAGAATCCTCAATAAAAACTACAAAGCGGCAGACAAGACAATTATGTCGGTAAAAATGGTGTTGTGGAGGATGCTAATGCAACAATCAAGAAAGTTTATCCAAATAATTGTTCTCCTAGCAGTAGCAGTCAGCATTGCCACCTTGTTACATCCTCCTCACTGTTTATTCGGCTAACAAAGACCTGAACATACCAAAGTGGCATAGTGCTGTCGTTTTTCTCGTACTGTCTTATTTAACTTAGTCCTGAATAAATGGCACCATGCAAGTTCAGTACTCATACAGTAGTTGGATCAACTTGGAATCAGATTGTAAAACAACAAGATTCCCTTGATAAAATTGTGAAGTGCTTGTGACAGGAAGAAACTCCATCTTTGATCGTGCAGGCTAGGGATCGTAGCACCAGAACAGCAAGATTGATAAAATTGTGCAGCAAGATTGTAAAACAGCAAGATTGATAAAAGCGGAATTTGTTCCCGCTTTTAGTCTCACTAGAACACGTGgcacgtgcgttgcaacgggatatTCAAATTATATGAATACTACTCTTTATATCATGCCACAGAGCACAAATATATGAGATGACAAATATGACCATTCTAGGACTGTTATTTGCATTAACTGACAGAATCAATCTGCTTCGAATTTCAAGTAAAACGAATAGTTATCCTAGACTAGAATATGATGCTGTACATATCAACGTTATCACATCTCAATTTGAACTGAGCAATTAAGGATTGCATGCATAATCATGTATCTAAAATCTTCCTCTACTCCATGGTCGTGCATTAGGCGAGTCAATCTTGTCTAGGACTAAGTACATAGCGTTACATGCCATCAAAAGGCATCCTCCAAATAAATCATACCAATCTGAGAGTAAATATAGGGAGGTCTTGTTTGGGCTAAAATAGTGGATGCAATAGACATATGCAATCTCAGAAAGAACTCTCGGTACCAGATGAGCATCTGGGTCCCCCACTCGAGGCATATCCTTATAATAATAGTATGCACCTGAAAGCACACATGTATAAGGGAGATAACACAACACTCAAAAGTTAATTTCGTAAGGAAAATATCAACACTAAAAGATGTAATGCAAAATGCATCAAGCGCAGGCCAAGCCGAAACAGTCAAGCCGCTCAAAAGGTTTGCAAGGTAATTTGCAGCAGTGATCAGGATACGTAAATATTAAGAAATTAAACATTTCCCCAAAAGAAAAGAGGACCTATACGTTTGTTGGGGCAAGGCAACTATTAGAGATTTAATCGGAGGTTGTATAATTCTCTTAGTCATGCTTTAGTCTGCCCCTAGAGGGGCTGTAAATTTTCTCTTCTTTATTCAATGGAATAAGCATACTCGTGCCAAATCAGTTATAAAAACGAGAGATACCTAACAAACATTCGATCGGCTTAAACATACCTAAAATTACTTATCCACCCATTTGATGCAGCTGCGACATCGCATATATCACTTAGGAAGAAATTATGCAATATATCATGACGTTCCTACAGCTAAGACAAAAATCCTACACTGATCGTATGCTATACCAATTAAGCAGTCATAGGTAAATTTTCGTTGACTTATACTACG is part of the Oryza glaberrima chromosome 12, OglaRS2, whole genome shotgun sequence genome and harbors:
- the LOC127757662 gene encoding PLASTID TRANSCRIPTIONALLY ACTIVE protein 6, chloroplastic-like; the protein is MDILALDRARKKKKKSSDMAATVSLSLVVSVSGFPYPFPSPLSKTLANPSSSRSLLLAAPLSRGATPLPLLRRDVSAAYGDDDMDDDFGDFDLDDGDGVGDDEDLDNEQDYDVDYDRLLAPVKAPPRPLSGEGDEEEEGDIAMVAAQSFVSTQDSASDTVVDYSVNEDEFHKIRLLHCDFFIRKVPDPDDDVFDFREMYVTPPDTDIYSIPRVLAPMPQKYVRCTKKNFGRYHVSEPPVEHLRDPLYKTEREIMKVFLTKHYRNRRCNDPDFFLDFEEIYVIDSKARSITRAKVVVSVPEGKKRDRRNDLLLIRDGGESFRIIDKTKRDDATTVIQREEWAKSRQDVEKHFRKLRDFDYSNWF